TTCTCTACAACTTGAAACTCTTCTTCTGCTAAAGCTTTTATTTCTTCATCTTCACTATTTTTTAATTCTTTGAGGTCTGATAAGTAATTTTTCAGCTTATTTAGTTCATTATAATTATTTACAACTTCTTCTAGTTCTGCTTTTTCCTGAGATAGCGATATAAGCTTAGAAGGATTATTTATTATTTCTAAACTAGATAAAAGTTCATTTATTTCCTTATAGCGATTAATTAGTTTTAAAATATTACCTTCAAAAACTTTAAAATCCAAACCTATTACCTCCGTAGTAATTGATATATTTTAGTTAAAATGATAACATATTGTTTTGATATTATTGAAGCGAGGTGAATCGTGGAAGAAGATAGAGAGTTCGATGAATTGGAAATTTTTGAAATTGAAGAAGAAGATGGGGTTAAAAAGCAATACGAGTTATTAGACAAGTTTGAGCTTGATGACAAATTGTATTTTGTACTTACTCCTTACTTTGAAGAAGAAGTTGATAGTGAATATGTTCCTGAGATATCAATTTTTAGACAAGAAAACGATAACTTTTTGACTCCAGTAGTAATATTTGGTTCTGAGGACACAAAAGTAGATGAATCTTTGACAGATGAAGAGTTCGACAAAATATATCAATATTTAAAGGAAAGTTTTGATTTCGAAGATATTTCAGAGTAATTTAGTTTAAATAAAATAAAAATATGCAACTTAGAAGAACAATATCTCGTTTGAAGAGATGGAGTTTATATCTTATTTTAGTTATTTTGCTTTTGATATTAATTAATTTTCCATATGTTTTATTTTATAGATTGTCTAACAAAGTAGAATTTCACGTTTATAAAGGTGAATCGTCGAGTGTTGTTCTTCAAAAACTTTATAAAGTTTATGGTGTTACCCCATCGTTTTTTGCTGATTTATACTTTAGAATAAAAAACTTTGACCCAAAGCCTGGTAACTATAGTTTGAGTGGAAGCTTCTTAGATTCTATATATGCTATACAAAAAGGTCCAGATAACGTTTTAAGGGTTACCTTTCCTGAGGGGTTAAGAATCAAAGATATGGCTTTGATTTTGAAGAAGGACGGATATATTAAATATAAAGAGTATGAAAATATAGCCTATAATGATTTAAAATCCTTTTCAAAGAAATTTCCTTTTTTACAAGGAATTGATTCTAATTCTTTGGAAGGTTTCTTGTTTCCGGATACTTATTTTATAGGCAAAAATGATCCACCTGAAGAAATTATTGATATGCAATTAAGTGATTTTGAGAAAAAGGTGTGGCCACTTATTAGAGATAGAAAAGACTATTATGACCTCTTAAAGCTTGCGTCTTTGGTTGAGGGCGAAGCAAAAGTTGATAAGGAGAGACCTATAATAGCTTCGGTTTTTTTAAACAGATTAAAAATTAATATGCCTTTGGAATCCTGTGCGAGCGTGGAATATTTTCTTCCTGTTCACAAAGATGTGTTATCTTATGCTGACACAAGAATCGAATCACCTTATAATACTTACATACATTACGGTTTACCGCCAACTCCTATTAATAGCCCTTCAATCAAATCAATAGAAGCAGCTCTACATCCAGCACATACTAAATATTTGTATTTTGTAGCAAAGGGAGACGGAACACACTTTTTCTCTCAAACATATGAAGAACAACAGGCTTTCATAAAAAGTCTTGGAGGGTGATATTCTTGAAAAGTAAGGTCTTTTATGCTGCTATAATTATATTTGCTTGTTTATTGTCGTTTTTTGGTTTTTATCTGGTTGGAAAAGGCTTTAATTTCTTATTTTTTAACAAGCCACATACTCAGATTACAGCATCTAACGAAAATAAAAGTGTTGAGATTCAAACTCCTCCAGAAGATAGGAATTCTGATTCTAATATAAATTTACAACAAAAAGGTTATAATAATGGAGCTACCAACAGTGAAAACTCTAAACCTGTATCGGAAGAAACCAGTCAAAAAACGGTTAATGAGTCTCAAATTAGCAATTTAAAAAACGCGGCAAATTTGTTATACAAGGTAAGAGTAGGTCCTTTTGATGACGAGCAAGATAGTGTGAGAATGAAAAAGGATTTGTTTAAATTGGGTTATTCGAGTATACTTTTAAAGGCTAATGGAAGCTATTGGTTACAAGTTGCTGCTCTTAATAAAAAGGAAGATGCTTTAAATCTTGTTAACAACTTAAAGATGAAAGGTATTAACGCAAAAATTATTAGTGAACAATAAGGAGGAAAAAAGTTGTTTGGATTTATGAAGTTATCTAACGATATTGGGATTGATCTAGGTACTGCAAACACAGTTGTTTATGTACGTGGTAAGGGAATTGTAACGCAAGAACCCTCAGTAGTTGCTTATAACGTTGAGAAAAAACAAGCCGTTGCTGTAGGTATGGAAGCAAAAAATATGCTTGGTAGAACACCTTCTAATATAATTGCTGTTAGGCCATTAAAAGATGGCGTAATTGCTGATTTTGAGACTACCGAAATGATGCTTAGATATTTCATAAAAAAAGCCCTTTCAAGCGGTATTTTTAAGCCTAGAGTTGTTGTAGGTATACCATCAGGAATTACTGGTGTTGAGAGGAGGGCTGTAATAGAAGCTTCACAAAGAGCCGGTGGTAGAGAGGCTTACATAATTGAAGAACCGATGGCTGCTGCTATAGGTGCAGGCTTACCTATTGATGAACCTAAAGGATGTTTAATTATTGATATAGGTGGCGGGACTACAGAAGTAGCTGTTATTTCACTTGGCGGTATGGTTGTTGCAAAGAGTTTGAGAGTTGCAGGTGATGAATTGGATGAGGTGATAATGGAGTATTGTAAAAAAGAATATAACTTACTTATTGGAGAAAGAACTGCTGAAGATATAAAAATTAATATTGGCTCTGCTTATCCTTTAAGAGAAGAAAAGAGTATGGAAGTTAGAGGAAGGGACTTAATTACTGGTTTGCCAAAGAGCTTGAACCTAACGTCTGTTGAGATTAGGGAAGTTATAGGTCCTATTGTTGATCAAATTACTGAAACAATAAGATTGACAGCGGAACAAACTCCCCCTGAGTTGGCATCTGATATTATGGAAAGAGGAGCAATGCTTGCTGGTGGTGGGGCGCTCCTTAAGGGATTGGATAAATATATTTCAGAAAAGCTAAAAATTCCCGTTTATTTAGCGGAAGATCCCTTGCTTTCAGTTGCTGAGGGGATTGGGAAGGTATTAGAAGACTTAGACAGATTTGGTCATGTTTTCAAGAACTAAAAAAAAAATAATTTTTTTAACGTTAATTTTTAGTGTATCCCTTCTTTTTTTAAATTATAAATTTAATATTTATAATAGAATAGGTTTCTTTGTTTTGTCGCCTATATATCTTTTTAGCGAGTGGGCAACAGGTTTAGGAACTTT
Above is a genomic segment from Thermodesulfobium narugense DSM 14796 containing:
- a CDS encoding DUF1292 domain-containing protein — translated: MEEDREFDELEIFEIEEEDGVKKQYELLDKFELDDKLYFVLTPYFEEEVDSEYVPEISIFRQENDNFLTPVVIFGSEDTKVDESLTDEEFDKIYQYLKESFDFEDISE
- the mltG gene encoding endolytic transglycosylase MltG; amino-acid sequence: MQLRRTISRLKRWSLYLILVILLLILINFPYVLFYRLSNKVEFHVYKGESSSVVLQKLYKVYGVTPSFFADLYFRIKNFDPKPGNYSLSGSFLDSIYAIQKGPDNVLRVTFPEGLRIKDMALILKKDGYIKYKEYENIAYNDLKSFSKKFPFLQGIDSNSLEGFLFPDTYFIGKNDPPEEIIDMQLSDFEKKVWPLIRDRKDYYDLLKLASLVEGEAKVDKERPIIASVFLNRLKINMPLESCASVEYFLPVHKDVLSYADTRIESPYNTYIHYGLPPTPINSPSIKSIEAALHPAHTKYLYFVAKGDGTHFFSQTYEEQQAFIKSLGG
- a CDS encoding SPOR domain-containing protein; this translates as MKSKVFYAAIIIFACLLSFFGFYLVGKGFNFLFFNKPHTQITASNENKSVEIQTPPEDRNSDSNINLQQKGYNNGATNSENSKPVSEETSQKTVNESQISNLKNAANLLYKVRVGPFDDEQDSVRMKKDLFKLGYSSILLKANGSYWLQVAALNKKEDALNLVNNLKMKGINAKIISEQ
- a CDS encoding rod shape-determining protein, coding for MKLSNDIGIDLGTANTVVYVRGKGIVTQEPSVVAYNVEKKQAVAVGMEAKNMLGRTPSNIIAVRPLKDGVIADFETTEMMLRYFIKKALSSGIFKPRVVVGIPSGITGVERRAVIEASQRAGGREAYIIEEPMAAAIGAGLPIDEPKGCLIIDIGGGTTEVAVISLGGMVVAKSLRVAGDELDEVIMEYCKKEYNLLIGERTAEDIKINIGSAYPLREEKSMEVRGRDLITGLPKSLNLTSVEIREVIGPIVDQITETIRLTAEQTPPELASDIMERGAMLAGGGALLKGLDKYISEKLKIPVYLAEDPLLSVAEGIGKVLEDLDRFGHVFKN